The DNA region CGAGCGCACCAGCAGCGGCGCTTCGGTCGCGGTAATGGCACCGCTATCGACATGGGCGTGGATGCAGGCGCCGATACCACCCGGGGTGAGATTGTCGCGCTGACACTGTTCGGAAATATAGGCCTGGTGCGGCGCGGAGCGCTCGATCGCCTGCTTGCGCAGTTCGTTCGGCGGCCCAAAGGCATTGAACACCAGGCTTGCGTAAGGCAGCAGATTCTCGCGGCCCTCCGGCCGCAGGCCCAGCGCATCCGGGAAGATCGACAGCGGATAGGCTTCCGCGAGGTCCTCGATCGCATCGAAACGGCGCTTCTCCAGCAGCGCATCGATGCAGGCCTCCGCCGCGGCGGCAAATCGCCCGCGAAGCTGCTTCATCACGGTCGCCGACAGCACGCTGCTCAGCACCGCACGGGTGCGGGTATGCGCCGGCGGGTCAGCCTCCAGGATCAGGCTCGGCGGCCGCCAGGGCTTCTCCCTGGAGAAGTCGCTGAGGCCCACGCCGCGGCTGGAGCAGAAGGTCGCGGGATCGTTCAGGACCGCATGGACCTCGGCATAGCGCGCCACGCCATAGACATTCCACTTGTCGAGATAGACCACGGGTGCGGCCTCGCGCAGCCGTTCATGGGTCGGGAACGGGTCGGCGAAGAACTCGAGCGCGAACGGATCGACGTCGAGATGCGGGATGGACGCAGCTTTTGTTGCAGTCATCAGGACCTCCCGAGGTTTGATCTTGTCAATACGGATCGCATGTCTATTGCTCCGGAACAGTTTCGCAGCGATGATTTGGGAAATGAGCAGCCAGCCCCTCCCCCGAAAGCCCCGCCGGCCCAAACCGGTCGATCCCGCAGATGCCACCGATGGCCCGCTGCTGGACCTCAATCGCTATGTGCCGGCGTTCATCACCTTCATCGGCAACAAGCTGTCGAACAGCGCCACCGCATTTTACCAGAAGAATTTCGGCGTCAACGTCACCGAGTGGCGAATCATCTCGCAACTGGCGATCGAGCCGGGGATTCCTGCCTCCCGCATCTGCCAGGTGATCGGCTTCGATAAGGGCCCGGTCAGCCGCAACCTCGCGGCGCTGCAGAAGCGCGGCCTGCTGACGATCCGCACCGCGCCCGACGACGGCCGCACCCATTCGATCACGCTGACCGCGCGCGGCCGCGCCATCCACGACAAGGTCATCGTCGCGGCGCTGGAGCGCGAGCGGCGGCTGCTGTCGTGCCTGAAGAAGGACGAGCGCGAGGTGCTGATCGACCTGCTGCGCCGGCTGCACGAGAATCTCGGCGCCGTGACCGGGCAAAGCACGACCTGACCGCACGGCGGGACCGCGGGCGGCGCCCTGCGCCACCTCGGTATTTGCCCGGTTGTCCACGCGTGCTGTTTGCGCGCTGCTGCGCAACATTGTCCTCCCAAAAGCGTGGCCGTTGACCGGCCCTGTTCCTATGGGTGCGGAAACTCGCACAGCTTAGTTGCCATGGCAACTAAAAATACGAACCCGCGCGGAGCAAGGCCCCAAGGAACCGGTGCAGACGACTCAAGTGAACGGCCCGCCAAACGTGCCACAAACCCGGTGTCGTCCCGGCCTCCGAGCCGGGACCCATAACCACCAATGCCAATTATTGCACACCAGCGGAACGACGACTTTTGTACACAACGTCGGCCGCGGAGTATGGGTCCCTGCTTTCGCAGGGACGACGGCGGTGTGCGTGGCGTCCTCCCAACACCGCGCCGGTACAAATCACGTCACGACCCCGCGCAGCGGATCGGCTCAGCCGACGCGTCGTCCTCGAGGACCGCTACCGCTGCGGCACGGCGCGTCAGCACAGCGCGCTGGTTGATGTAGCCCTTGTCGGTGATCTCCCCGCCGTCGACCGAGGCGGGCTCGGCGAGCAACAGCGCGCGGGTGGCGTGACCGGAGGAATGGCCGCCTTGCGCCTTCAGCCGTGCCAGCCCCTGCCCGATCGCGGAACGGACCGCCGGATGGCTGATCGCCTCCTGCGCACCGGCGCTCTCGGGCAGTCCCGCGAGCGAGCGGCAGGCGGTGAAGTTCGGGAACACCAGGAAGCGCACCTCGTCGCGGCCATGGCCCGTGACGACGATATCCTGCGCGAGCGGCGCCAGCGCCGCGATGCCGGCGACCCGCAAGGTGCCGACGCTGACCCAGGTGCCGGAATTGAGCTTGAAGTCCTCCGCCACGCGGCCGTCGAAGAACAGGCCGAGATCGGGCCGATGAGGATCGGCGAAGGTGACGGCGTCGCCGATCTTGTAAAAGCCCTCGTCATCGAAGGCCTCTCGGGTGAGTTCGGGCGCCTTCCAGTAGCCCGGCGTGACATTGGGCCCGCGCACGCGGACCTCGAGCTTGTCGCCCGAGGGCACGAGCTTGAGCTCGGTGCCGGGGATCGGCACGCCGATATTGCCGGAGCGCTTTGCGAGGAAGTGGCAATCGGTCGCCAGCGGCGAGGTCTCGGTCGAGCCCCAGGCCGACACCATCGGCAACCTGCGGCCGACCGTTTGCAGCGACAATTCCTCCAGCGCGTCCCACAGATTCTGCGGCAGCGCCGCGCCGGCATAGAAGGCGAATTTGGTGCCTTCGAAGAACTTGCGGCGCAGGTCCTCGTCGGTGCGGAGCGCCGCGATCAGCATGTCGAAGCCGCGCGGCACGTTGAAATAGACCGTCGGCACTACGCTGCGCAGATTCGCAAGCGAGGTCGCGAACAGGCCGGGCGCCGGCTTGCCGCCGTCGATATAGAGCGTGCCGCCGTTGCGCAGCACCAGGTTGAAATTGTGGTTGGCACCGAAGGTGTGGCTCCAGGGGAGCCAGTCAAGGATCACCAACGCCTCGCCGGTCTGCTCCAGGAACGTCCAGGTCTGCGCCTTGGCCTGCTGGCTCGATGTCAGCATGCGCTGGGTGTTGATCACGGCCTTCGGTGTGCCCGTTGATCCCGAGGTGAACAGGAATTTTGCGATCGTGTCCGGCGTCACCGCAGCGAAGGCGGTGGCGACATCAGGCGACTCAGGCGTCGCCGCGACAGTGCGAAACGCCAGCACCCCGGCATCTTCGGGATTGCCGCTGACAATGGTCGCGCGATGCAGCGGCGCGACGGCGGCAAGCGCGGCTGCAAACGGTTTTGTGCCCGTGACATAGATCGCGCCGGGATCGAGCAGCGTGATCATGCTCTTCAGCTTGTCGAAATCCCGCGACATCAAGGAATAGGCCGGCGAGATCGCGGCCGAGGGCACGCCGACATGCTGGGCCGCGAGCGCGAACAGCGCGTGATCGATGCCGTTGTCTGCGAGGATGACGAGCGGTCGCTCGGTGCTCAGCCCTTGCGCCAGGATCCACGATGCGGCCCGGCGAACGATTCCGAGCGCATCGCGATAGCTGACGGTGCTCCAGGGCGCCTCGGCGCTGGCGCGCTCGCCAAGGAAGATGCGATCCGGCGCCTGCTGCGCCCAATTCTCCAGCCAGTCACCGACGCAGCGGACGCTTGGTTTCAGGGGCGTGGTGGAGCGGACCAGGATGCTGCCGTCGTCGCGGCTGACGGCAACGATCGCGGGCGTCGCGAACAGGCGGTGCGGATCGTCTCCGCTGGCGGCCATCGTCATGGTTTCCTCCTCGCCCGTATCTTATCAGGATCGCGCTGCAACAAGGTGCGGCGGCGCAGTCCCGGCCGGGCTCTTTGGTCATAATGTTGCGGACGTCAATTGTTGTCGTCAACAACAATCTTTCCCTCGCGAGGGCGTCGCGCTAGCATCGCCGTCATGGCGAGCAAGCAACAGACGTCGCGCAAGGCAGCAGGAACACGAGCGGCAATCCGCCGCCCCCAGGCGCGCGCGGCGAATGGCCGGACGCACGGTGGCGACACCAGTGATGACATCGGCCTCGACGCGTTGGTCGGCCACGCCGGCTATGCGGTGCGGCGCTTCCAGCTCTGGATCTTTCAGGACTTCATCAAGACGCTGGCGACGGTCGATATCCGCCCGACCCAATATTCGGTCATGACCGTGATCGGGGCCAATCCGGGCCTGAGCCAGATGGCGGTCGCAAAGCGGCTCGGGATCGAACGCGCGCGGCTGGTGCATCTGCTCGACAGCCTGGAGGAACGCGACTTGGTCAGCCGGATTCCTTCCGCCACCGACCGCCGCTCCCACGCGCTGCATTTGACCGCGCGCGGCAAGACCGCGCTGGCTCAGTTCAAGCGGCTCGCCGCCGAGCACGAGCGGCATGTCGCCGACAAGATCGGCAAGGAAAACCGCGAGCAACTGCTGCGGATCCTCGCCTGCTTCACCTGATTGATCGACCGGATTTCGGCCTGGTCACGCTTGCCTTAAAATTGAGCAGACTCGCTCTCAGGCGAACTTGCTTCAGCTCCCGGCAGCCATTTCAAGCAACTGATATTGTGCAATAATCCGTCGCTCCGCGGGCGCAGGTAAATTGTACACAATGGCACATTGCTTGCTTCGATCAGGCTGCAATTCCCTCGCGGCGGGCAATCCGATGCCTTGCCGCGCCAGAGACGAGGCCAACCACGTGACTGAAACTGTCGCCGCGATCGTCGCCGCACACCGCGCCGGGACCATGACGCCGGCGCAAACGGTAGCGCGCAGCTACCAGCGCATCCGCGAGCACAACGACCCCGCCATCTTCATCAGCCTGCGGGACGAGCAGGACGCGCTCGCCGAGATCGCGCGGCTTGCTGACCCGAGGCTGCCGCTCTACGGCGTGCCGGTCGCGGTGAAGGACAATATCGACGTCGCGGGGCTGCCGACCACGGCCGCCTGCCCGGCGTTCTCCTACGTGCCCGCGCAGGACTCGACGGCAGTCGCCAGACTTCGCGCGGCCGGCGCCATCATTATCGGCAAGGCCAACCTC from Bradyrhizobium sp. B124 includes:
- a CDS encoding cytochrome P450, producing MTATKAASIPHLDVDPFALEFFADPFPTHERLREAAPVVYLDKWNVYGVARYAEVHAVLNDPATFCSSRGVGLSDFSREKPWRPPSLILEADPPAHTRTRAVLSSVLSATVMKQLRGRFAAAAEACIDALLEKRRFDAIEDLAEAYPLSIFPDALGLRPEGRENLLPYASLVFNAFGPPNELRKQAIERSAPHQAYISEQCQRDNLTPGGIGACIHAHVDSGAITATEAPLLVRSLLSAGLDTTVNGIGAAVYCLARFPDQFQKLRGDPTLARNAFEEAVRFESPVQTFFRTTTRDVELSGATIPEGEKVLMFLAAANRDPRRWEAPDSYDITRRTSGHVGYGSGIHMCVGQLVARLEGEVMMAALARRVARIEITGEPKRLFNNTLRGLSSLPVEITPA
- a CDS encoding MarR family winged helix-turn-helix transcriptional regulator, yielding MSSQPLPRKPRRPKPVDPADATDGPLLDLNRYVPAFITFIGNKLSNSATAFYQKNFGVNVTEWRIISQLAIEPGIPASRICQVIGFDKGPVSRNLAALQKRGLLTIRTAPDDGRTHSITLTARGRAIHDKVIVAALERERRLLSCLKKDEREVLIDLLRRLHENLGAVTGQSTT
- a CDS encoding feruloyl-CoA synthase, whose amino-acid sequence is MTMAASGDDPHRLFATPAIVAVSRDDGSILVRSTTPLKPSVRCVGDWLENWAQQAPDRIFLGERASAEAPWSTVSYRDALGIVRRAASWILAQGLSTERPLVILADNGIDHALFALAAQHVGVPSAAISPAYSLMSRDFDKLKSMITLLDPGAIYVTGTKPFAAALAAVAPLHRATIVSGNPEDAGVLAFRTVAATPESPDVATAFAAVTPDTIAKFLFTSGSTGTPKAVINTQRMLTSSQQAKAQTWTFLEQTGEALVILDWLPWSHTFGANHNFNLVLRNGGTLYIDGGKPAPGLFATSLANLRSVVPTVYFNVPRGFDMLIAALRTDEDLRRKFFEGTKFAFYAGAALPQNLWDALEELSLQTVGRRLPMVSAWGSTETSPLATDCHFLAKRSGNIGVPIPGTELKLVPSGDKLEVRVRGPNVTPGYWKAPELTREAFDDEGFYKIGDAVTFADPHRPDLGLFFDGRVAEDFKLNSGTWVSVGTLRVAGIAALAPLAQDIVVTGHGRDEVRFLVFPNFTACRSLAGLPESAGAQEAISHPAVRSAIGQGLARLKAQGGHSSGHATRALLLAEPASVDGGEITDKGYINQRAVLTRRAAAVAVLEDDASAEPIRCAGS
- a CDS encoding MarR family winged helix-turn-helix transcriptional regulator; this encodes MASKQQTSRKAAGTRAAIRRPQARAANGRTHGGDTSDDIGLDALVGHAGYAVRRFQLWIFQDFIKTLATVDIRPTQYSVMTVIGANPGLSQMAVAKRLGIERARLVHLLDSLEERDLVSRIPSATDRRSHALHLTARGKTALAQFKRLAAEHERHVADKIGKENREQLLRILACFT